Proteins from one Podospora pseudocomata strain CBS 415.72m chromosome 4, whole genome shotgun sequence genomic window:
- a CDS encoding hypothetical protein (COG:K; EggNog:ENOG503NWH1), with amino-acid sequence MLMPCSEHSAKIQGLESRLARIEEQLQQVLSVASAALASANRIPESRVITMSSGEESDFDNAVRVRNTLPMPGSSTDTSGPSAGSTATSSPSESVIRASSPNLPPLEEILPIINTYFSQINHAIPLFSQAEFMRMLHDWYTHPARRTWAAWAAVNIVLALGSWIPTTPIQDMNFAEAETAFKGYMNNAQSVLAELVTREQDLLGLQTLLGLVILYQTMANSKQGAVLIGAAVRLVHRLQMQSRNNIEVSYPQEQGLHRCRLFWIAYMLDKEISLKHHTPSIQLDADIDQDLPSSDPADGVGDIYTGDGLVRVNYFRLRVRLAHIQGRTYDMLYSTRSSKISMAERQARVIRLTYLLENWRSNIPAEMLPDAINSRLGRMERILMSALYGSFVGCMVMVHGIWSQQAAWMKIISDRSLMALQMGRTDERKSCINQQPPLPSAWKRCVQLSREFSRALMQLPESDVNIWANLAALLSCLVIILTNMFQSPGHEDLEEDRQITQWLVRMLNKVKDLSVTVPLTQMHVVVADLERRAEAAVATAQMKRQALQERLLMMSGQASWGQEIAQPEHGDDENVEQPLFWDTEAVDFGALDMSNGLGGQTIVDWLDSQYPQGMDLGEAIS; translated from the exons ATGCTGATGCCATGCAGCGAGCATAGCGCCAAAATCCAGGGCCTGGAGTCACGTCTCGCCCGCATTGAGGAGCAGCTACAACAAGTCCTAAGTGTTGCCTCGGCCGCCCTCGCCAGCGCAAATCGAATTCCCGAGTCGAGGGTTATAACCATGTCCAGCGGCGAGGAGAGCGACTTCGACAACGCCGTCAGGGTGCGCAACACCCTTCCTATGCCCGGCTCGTCAACCGATACATCCGGCCCCAGTGCAGGCTCGACCGCAACCTCCAGCCCAAGCGAATCCGTCATCCGCGCCTCCTCACCTAACCTGCCCCCACTAGAAGAAattctccccatcatcaacacgtACTTTTCCCAGATCAACCACGCCATCCCGTTGTTCAGCCAAGCTGAATTCATGCGCATGTTACATGACTGGTACACCCATCCCGCCCGCAGGACTTGGGCGGCATGGGCGGCTGTCAACATTGTGTTGGCTCTTGGGTCATGGATCCCCACTACGCCGATCCAAGATATGAACTTTGCCGAGGCAGAGACGGCTTTCAAGGGATACATGAACAACGCCCAATCCGTCCTTGCCGAGCTGGTTACGCGCGAGCAAGATCTGCTGGGCCTTCAGACGTTGCTTGGACTCGTGATCCTCTACCAGACCATGGCAAACTCCAAGCAAGGAGCTGTGCTGATAGGTGCTGCTGTTCGGCTTGTCCATCGGCTGCAGATGCAAAGTAGGAACAACATCGAGGTGTCGTACCCGCAAGAGCAAGGACTGCACAGGTGTCGTTTGTTTTGGATTGCCTACATGCTTGACAAGGAGATCTCGTTGAAGCATCACACGCCGTCGATACAATTGGATGCTGATATCGACCAGGACCTTCCGTCAAGCGATCCGGCAGACGGGGTGGGCGACATATACACGGGCGACGGTCTAGTGCGGGTGAATTACTTCCGTCTGCGCGTTCGCTTGGCGCATATTCAAGGCCGAACATATGACATGCTGTACTCCACGCGGAGCAGCAAGATATCTATGGCCGAGAGACAAGCGCGCGTGATTAGACTGACATATCTGCTGGAAAACTGGAGGTCAAACATCCCGGCCGAGATGCTACCTGATGCCATCAACAGTCGCCTGGGTCGGATGGAACGCATCCTCATGTCTGCGCTATATGGGTCATTTGTTGGTTGTATGGTCATGGTGCATGGAATCTGGAGCCAGCAGGCTGCTTGGATGAAGATCATCTCGGACCGCAGCCTGATGGCGCTGCAGATGGGCAGGACCGACGAACGGAAGTCCTGCATTAACCAACAGCCCCCGCTGCCGTCGGCTTGGAAGAGATGTGTCCAGCTCAGCAGGGAATTTTCCCGAGCCCTGATGCAATTGCCCGAGAGTGATGTTAATATCTG GGCCAATTTGGCGGCATTGCTGTCGTGCCTGGTCATTATCTTGACCAACATGTTCCAGTCCCCCGGACACGAGGACTTGGAAGAAGACAGGCAGATCACCCAATGGCTGGTTCGGATGTTGAACAAAGTAAAAGACTTGTCTGTCACAGTGCCGCTCACCCAAATGCACGTTGTCGTTGCCGATCTAGAACGGCGTGCTGAGGCGGCAGTCGCAACGGCTCAGATGAAGCGACAGGCGCTTCAGGAACGACTGCTCATGATGTCTGGCCAAGCGAGTTGGGGCCAGGAAATCGCCCAGCCTGagcatggcgatgatgagaatgtCGAGCAACCATTGTTTTGGGATACCGAAGCAGTCGACTTTGGGGCACTGGATATGAGCAATGGTCTGGGGGGGCAGACGATTGTCGATTGGCTAGATAGCCAATATCCACAGGGGATGGATCTGGGAGAGGCCATTTCCTAA
- the aif1 gene encoding Apoptosis-inducing factor 1 (EggNog:ENOG503NVZ7; COG:C) translates to MRVLSRLVRNRNTQITASGLPLHVRPFVPRFFATSITTRMAQEYKLKGVTSLDLKPGDKQEVEVEGLDAKVLLLNAGGVVQATGPRCTHYGAPLVKGVLGTDGKLTCPWHGACFNGKTGDVEDAPALDALPIFKATERDGAVYITGEAATIKAGHRKPKFKCKATGGDKVVIVGGGSGTLGAVEGLRETGYTGPITVISNEGYLPIDRPKLSKALLTDLNKLQWRDAEWYKEGDVDIVQDEVAGVDFATKTVSTKSGGKFAYSKLILATGATPRVLPLQGFKVLGNIFTLRNVRDAENINRAIGEKGKKIVIVGSSFIGMELAVATSKDNDVTVVGMEQVPLQRVLGEKVGGAIQKLVESKGVKFYMSAGVEKAEPSGSDPSVVGSVHLKDGTKLDADLVILGVGVVPATEYLKDNSVVRLEEDGSLKVDESFSVVGLKDVYAIGDIASFPYHGPAGDGKYVRIEHWNVAQQAGRIAAGHITNPARANLKSQPFAPIFWSALGAQMRYSGNTQASGFDDVVVQGSFDEGKWVAYYTKGETVVAMASMGKDPVMAQFAQLLPLGKLPSKSELQKGLDLLSLGPPN, encoded by the exons ATGAGAGTTCTGTCGCGCCTTGTTCGCAATCGCAACACCCAAATAACAGCATCGGGCCTGCCCCTCCACGTCCGACCGTTTGTTCCACGATTCTTTGCAACATCCATAACGACCAGAATGGCTCAGGAATACAAGCTCAAGGGCGTCACGTCCCTGGATCTCAAGCCAGGTGACAAGCAAGAAGTGGAGGTCGAGGGTCTCGATGCCAAGGTTCTCCTCTTGAACGCCGGAGGTGTCGTCCAAGCCACCGGTCCCAGGTGTACCCACTACGGAGCACCTCTTGTCAAGGGTGTGCTGGGAACAGATGGCAAGCTCACTTGCCCGTGGCACGGTG CCTGCTTCAACGGGAAGACCGGCGACGTCGAAGATGCCCCCGCCCTCGATGCCCTTCCCATTTTCAAGGCTACCGAGAGAGACGGCGCTGTCTACATCACCGGCGAGGCCGCTACCATCAAAGCCGGCCACCGCAAGCCCAAGTTCAAGTGCAAGGCCACGGGAGGCGACAAGGTCGTtattgttggaggtggaTCTGGAACTCTTGGGGCTGTAGAAGGCCTTCGCGAGACGGGGTACACCGGCCCCATCACAGTCATTAGCAACGAAGGTTACCTGCCCATTGACAGACCAAAGCTCAGCAAGGCTTTGTTGACCGACCTGAACAAGCTCCAGTGGAGAGACGCCGAGTGGTacaaggagggggatgtggatATTGTCCAGGACGAGGTGGCTGGCGTGGACTTTGCCACCAAAACGGTGTCGACCAAATCTGGCGGCAAGTTTGCCTACAGCAAGCTTATTCTCGCGACGGGCGCCACGCCAAGAGTGCTTCCTCTCCAAGGCTTCAAGGTGCTGGGCAACATCTTCACCCTCAGAAACGTCCGCGATGCCGAGAACATCAACAGGGCCATTGgggagaagggcaagaagattgTTATCGTCGGGTCCTCCTTCATCGGCATGGAGTTGGCTGTGGCCACTTCCAAGGACAATGATGTGACTGTGGTGGGAATGGAACAGGTTCCACTTCAGCGGGTTCTCGGTGAgaaggttggtggtgccatCCAAAAGCTGGTGGAAAGCAAGGGCGTCAAGTTTTACATGTCGGCTGGCGTTGAGAAGGCCGAGCCCTCGGGCTCTGATCCATCCGTGGTCGGGTCAGTTCACCTGAAAGATGGCACCAAGCTTGACGCTGATCTCGTTATTCTGGGTGTTGGCGTTGTTCCGGCGACTGAGTACCTCAAAGATAACAGCGTTGtcaggttggaggaggatggcagCCTCAAGGTCGACGAGTCGTTCTCCGTGGTGGGTCTCAAGGACGTGTATGCTATTGGAGACATTGCCTCGTTTCCCTACCACGGACCTGCTGGTGACGGCAAATACGTCCGCATCGAGCACTGGAACGTTGCCCAGCAAGCTGGACGCATTGCGGCTGgacacatcaccaacccagcGCGCGCCAACCTCAAGTCGCAGCCATTCGCCCCCATCTTTTGGAGTGCCCTGGGTGCCCAGATGCGCTATTCCGGCAACACACAGGCCAGCGggtttgatgatgtggttgttcAGGGCAGCTTTGACGAGGGCAAGTGGGTGGCTTACTACACCAAGGGGGAGACTGTCGTGGCCATGGCCAGCATGGGCAAGGACCCAGTCATGGCTCAGTTTGCgcagctgctgccgctggGCAAGCTGCCGAGCAAGTCCGAGTTGCAAAAGGGGCTCGACTTGCTGAGTCTCGGTCCACCGAATTAG
- a CDS encoding hypothetical protein (EggNog:ENOG503Q4VR; COG:Q), which yields MGEAVATALNKPASVNQWKLGLVWPDTLDLLSEFDGKRYRLQRRLIGPVYTASNVKRFEGAVDGVVAAAVARLKVIEGCGGGAGTVDLKEWMHIVAVECLGAVVLGWSPGYIKSGSDGGTSKQSYMGWKRKSLFGLFPAVTKVSLLDSGMGKRVGKWLGRFWADAWGVTFATPKGFKPFFTPVYQKVSKRITAALAPSQSAKAKVKKNKSPEVKEDLLTDLIQLHLSRPDEFTDNYLRRMAVTNFGAGHETLCATLTSVLAMIGSHAEVEARCFAEISSCLQGGPHKRRYDLEDVTKLRYTQAAIKEAQRLWPVIGMSLSRTVPEDGCVIGGYSIPAGTTVGCSPLGLHAFNEDVFGVDGLEYRPERWLIEDLERLRAMERSNLIWGGGGRTCPGRYLAEMIVFKVVTALLAEFQVEVVEMPEEGNMECYFMAMMSGVVVRLRERSR from the exons ATGGGAGAAGCAGTGGCGACGGCGTTGAATAAACCGGCTTCGGTAAACCAGTGGAAGTTGGGGCTTGTGTGGCCGGATACGTTGGATTTACTGTCGGAGTTTGATGGGAAGAGGTATCGGTTGcagaggaggttgattgGGCCGGTGTATACTGCCAGTAATGTTAAAAGGTTTGAGGGGgcggttgatggggttgttgctgctgctgttgcgagGCTGAAGGTCATCgaaggctgtggagggggcGCGGGAACGGTTGACTTGAAGGAGTGGATGCATATCGTTGCTGTTGAGTGcttgggggcggtggtgctggggtggTCGCCGGGGTATATCAAGAGTGGGAGTGATGGGGGGACGAGTAAGCAGAGCTATATGGgatggaaaaggaagagCCTTTTTGGGTTGTTTCCTGCTGTGACAAAGGTGTCGCTGTTGGACTCTGGGATGGGAAAAAGGGTTGGGAAGTGGTTAGGGAGGTTTTGGGCGGATGCTTGGGGAGTTACCTTTGCGACGCCGAAGGGGTTCAAACCTTTCTTCACG CCGGTGTATCAAAAGGTGTCGAAACGAATCACCGCCGCTCTGGCCCCTTCACAAAGCGCAAAAGCTAAAGTGAAGAAAAACAAATCACCGGAAGTGAAAGAGGACCTGCTCACCGACTTGATACAGCTTCACCTCTCCCGGCCTGACGAATTTACTGACAACTACCTCCGGCGGATGGCAGTCACAAATTTCGGCGCGGGACACGAGACGTTGTGCGCTACACTGACATCGGTTCTTGCCATGATTGGCTCGCATGCTGAAGTCGAGGCACGATGTTTTGCAGAGATTAGCAGCTGTCTGCAGGGTGGGCCACACAAGAGACGATATGATTTGGAAGATGTTACGAAACTGAGATACACCCaagccgccatcaaggaAGCGCAGAGGCTGTGGCCGGTGATAGGCATGAGCTTGTCCCGAACAGTTCCGGAGGATGGATGTGTAATAGGGGGGTATTCCATTCCAGCAGGCACAACTGTGGGCTGTAGTCCGCTTGGGCTACATGCGTTCAATGAAGATGTGTttggggtggatgggttaGAGTACAGACCAGAAAGGTGGCTGATTGAGGACCTGGAAAGATTAAGAGCGATGGAGAGAAGTAACTTAAtatggggtgggggaggcaGGACGTGTCCAGGGAGGTATTTGGCTGAGATGATTGTCTTCAAAGTGGTCACTGCGCTGCTGGCGGAGTTTCAAGTCGAAGTTGTCGAGATGCCGGAAGAAGGAAACATGGAGTGCTACTTTATGGCGATGATGTCTGGCGTGGTGGTAAGACTCAGAGAGAGGTCTCGATAA
- a CDS encoding hypothetical protein (CAZy:GH93; COG:G; EggNog:ENOG503P202) — protein MHVYIPLSQPLFLIHVREQGQFHFRVRDSLSLFTHSLHSLGFRKAFSFVNTAIHYLITMITYFFLSVLLHLLLSPLALIAATPLLAPRSPPPTLSFNPISPPILIHPNAVYPRATTLFNLSSPTPDRPLLLTSYTTTHHSNGLKTLSASTSSHHPTQTWTFLSHIWTVNASTHEIDNPFALQLPNGNMLYAFRNHDIDPLTRKYTYYRITLCVSTDFGRTWEFLSHASERAAKEENNGLWEPFLRVDGRGRVQVYYSSERGVNRQDNMLRVSGDGGRTWGEEVLVSRAGEGKESRDGMVGVAEVGGEEEGRLVCVFETTTEEEGVRRFAVGLVESFDDGETWGQGTRRRVYTARKGKDAGAPQVVSVGGVLVVSFMTNEGVSESEGGEGVDGGEMKIVLSRDGGRRWERVGDGNGEGERAAVAAGRGSHWPGLFRLDDRRFLGLYSANGVGAVSRVFEVKG, from the coding sequence ATGCATGTATATATCCCTCTGTCCCAACCTTTGTTTCTCATCCATGTCAGAGAGCAGGGGCAGTTTCATTTCAGGGTCAGGGACTCACTCTCACTTTTTACACATAGCTTACACAGCCTTGGCTTTCGAAAAGCATTTTCCTTTGTCAATACGGCCATCCACTATTTAATCACAATGATTACTTACTTTTTCCTTTcggtcctcctccacctgctactatcccccctcgccctcatcgccgcaacccccctcctcgccccccgctcaccaccaccaaccctctccttcaacccaaTCTCCCCCCCGATCCTCATCCACCCGAACGCCGTCTACCCCCgcgccaccaccctcttcaacctctcctcccccacccctgACAGGCCCCTGCTCCTAACatcctacaccaccacccaccactcaAACGGCCTCAAAACCCTCTCCGCCAGCACCTCCAGCCATCATCCAACCCAAACCTggaccttcctctcccacatctGGACAGTCAACGCGTCGACCCACGAAATCGACAACCCCTTCGCCCTGCAGCTCCCCAACGGAAACATGCTCTACGCCTTCCGCAACCACGACATCGACCCGCTAACAAGAAAATACACCTACTACCGCATCACGCTGTGCGTCTCCACCGACTTTGGAAGAACATGGGAGTTTCTCTCCCACGCCTCTGAGCGGGCAGCGAAGGAAGAAAATAACGGGTTGTGGGAGCCTTTTTtgagggtggatgggagggggagggtgcaggTTTACTATAGCAGTGAGAGGGGGGTCAACAGGCAGGATAACATGCTCAGGGTGAGTGGCGATGGTGGGCGGacttggggggaggaggttttggtgtcgagggcgggggagggaaaagaatcgagggatgggatggtgggggttgctgaggttggaggggaggaagaggggaggttggtttgTGTTTTTGAGACCActaccgaggaggagggtgtgaggaggtttgcggtgggtttggtggagagttttgatgatggggagacaTGGGGGCAGGgcacgaggaggagggtttatacggcgaggaaggggaaggatgCTGGGGCGCCGCAGGTCGTGAGCGTGGGaggggttttggtggtgagctttATGACGAATGAGGGGGTGAGTGAGtcggagggcggggagggagtggatgggggggagatgaagattgTTTTGAGCAGGGATGGGGGTAGGAGATGGGAGAGGGTAGGAGATGGGAatggagaaggggagagggcggcggtggctgcggggagggggagccaTTGGCCGGGGTTGTTCAGGTTGGATGATAGGAGGTTTTTGGGCCTGTATTCGGCTAATGGGGTAGGTGCTGTGAGCAGGGTTTTTGAGGTTAAAGGCTAA